The following proteins come from a genomic window of Coregonus clupeaformis isolate EN_2021a chromosome 2, ASM2061545v1, whole genome shotgun sequence:
- the ubr5 gene encoding E3 ubiquitin-protein ligase UBR5 isoform X12, producing MTSIHFVVHPLPGTEDQLNDRLREVSEKLNKYNFNSHPHLNLLEQATLKQCVVGPNHAGFLLEDGRVCRISFAVQPDRLELTKPDGNDGSKLSGSGSGTGRSSRPGRTSDPPWFLSGSDTLGRLAGNTLGSRWSSGVNGGSGGGGGGGGGGGGGGSSSVGGAGGGGVGGAVSGGGGGGSSGRSSTAARDSRRQTRVIRTGRDRGSGLLGSQPQPVIPASVIPEELISQAQVVLQGKSRSVIIRELQRTNLDVNLAVNNLLSRDDEDGDDGDDTASESYLPGEDLMSLLDADIHSAHPSVIIDADAMFSEDISYFGYPSFRRSSLSRLGSSRVLLLPLERDSELLRERESVLRLRERRWLDGASFDTERGSTSREGEPSLDKKNIPVQSPVSLGEELQWWPDKDGVKFVSIGSLFSELVAVSSKGELYQWKWSEPEPYRNTQNPSIRHPRVSFLGLTNEKITLLSANSIRATVATETNKVATWMDDTLSSVASKLEHSAQTYPELQGERIVSLHCCALFTCAQLESSLYWWGVVPFSQRKKMLEKARAKNKKPKSSAGISSIPNITVGTQVFVSSLQVCLRNNPLYHAGAVAFSVNAGIPKVGLLLESVWNMNDSCRFQLRSPESLKNMDKTTKTQEIKTESKPELVKTEMGPPPSPASTCSDTSSIASSASLPYKRRRSTPAPKEEEKVNEEQWPLREVVFVEDVKNVPVGKVLKVDGAYVAVKFPGTSSSVSTQPSQPSAAAPITDSDPSSLLQDCRLLRIDELQVVKTGGTPKVPDCFQRTPKKLCIPEKAEILAVNVDSKGVHAVLKTGNWVRYCIFDLATGKAEQENNFPTSNLAFLGQSERNVAIFTAGQDSPVILRDGNGTIYPMAKDCMGGIRDPEWLDLPPIASLGMGVHSLANLPTNSTIKKKAAIIILAVEKQTLMQHVLRCDFEACRQYLVNLEQAVLLEQSPHVLHSFLGHRCDGNRNILHACVSVCFPVSNKETKEEEEAERSERNTFAERLSAVEAIANAISVVSSNSSGNRTGSSSSRGLRLREMMRRSLRAAGLGRHESGPSSSDHQDPVSPPIAPPSWVPDPPPMDPDGDIDFILAPAVGSLTTASTGTSQGPSTSTIPGPSSEPSVVESKDRKANAHLILKLMCDSMVLRPHLRELLSAKDARGMTPFMLAVSGRAYPAAITVLEAAQKMAKVGDPGMTEKVNAETVFMEMICPSGTNPDDSPLYVLCCNDTCSFTWTGAEHINQDIFECRTCGLLESLCCCTECARVCHKGHDCKLKRTSPTAYCDCWEKCKCKTLIAGQKAARLDLLYRLLTTTNLVTSPNSRGEHILLFLVQTVARQSVEHCQYRPPRIREDRNRKAANAEDSDMPDHDLEPPRFAQLALERVLQDWNALKSMIMFGSQENKDPLSASSRIAHLLPEEQVYLNQQSGTIRLDCFTHCLIVKCAPDITVSRFIDTLLGTLVKELQNKYTPGRREEAIVVTRRFLRSVARVFVILSVEMASSKKKNNFIPQPIGKCRRVFQALLPYAVEELCNVAESLIVPVRMGIARPTAPFTLASTSIDAVQGSEELFSVEPLPPRPSPDQSSNPSQTASSYIIRNPQPRRSSQSQPVRGGRDEEQDDIVSADVEEVEVVEGVAGEEDHHEDQEEQGEENAEAEGQHDEHDEDGSDMELDLLAAAETESDSESNHSNQDNASGRRSVVTAATAGSEAGASSVPAFFSEDDSQSNDSSDSDSSSSQSDDVDQETFLLDEPLERTTTASHANSAAQAPRSMQWAVRNTPSQRATGSAPSSSSTPAASSTGLIYIDPSNLRRSSAISTSAAAAAAALEASNSSSYLTSASSLARAYSIVIRQISDLMSLIPKYNHLVYSQYPAAVKLTYQDAVNLQNFVEEKLIPTWNWMVSIMDSTEAQLRYGSALSSAGDPGHPSHPLHASQHSARRERMTAREEASLRTLEGRRSGRAATLLTVRQGMMSARGDFLNYALSLMRSHNDEHSDVLPVLDVCSLKHVAYVFQALIYWIKAMNQQTTLDTTQMDRKRNREILELGLDNEDSEHENDEDTNQSSMLQDKEDDPVPAETGQNHPFFRRSDSMTFLGCIPPNPFEVPLAEAIPLADQPHLLQPNARKEDLFGRPSQGLYSSSYTASKGLAEATLDRSCLEVNMGSSQILPTKMSYSANLKNVMSMETSQRGREDQPMDQELVAPKPGPSPHDLAAQLKSSLLAEIGLTESDGPPLPSFRPHCSFMGMVISHDMLLGRWRLSLELFGRVFMEDVGAEPGSILTELGGFEVKESKFRREMEKLRNLQSRDLALEVDRDRDQLIQQTMRQLNTHFGRRCTTTPMAVHRVKVTFKDEPGEGSGVARSFYTAIALAFLSNDKLPNLDCVQSVSKGMQASNLMQRLRNRDRERERRSGGLRAGSRRDRDRDSRRQLSIDTRPFRPASEGNPSDEPDPLPAHRQALGERLYPRVHAMQPAFASKITGMLLELSPAQLLLLLASEDSLRARVEEAMELLIAHGRENGADSILDLGLLEAPEKAQQQENRKRHGSTRSVVDMELDDPEDGDDNAPLFYQPGKRGFYSPRPGKNTEARLNCFRNIGRILGLCLLQNELCPITLNRHVIKVLLGRKVNWHDFAFFDPVMYESLRQLIRHSQAGEAEAVFAAMDLAFAIDLCKEEGAGQVELLSGGVNMPVTPLNVYEYVRKYAEHRMLVVAEQPLHAMRKGLLDVLPKNALEDLTAEDFRLLVNGCGEVNVQMLISFTSFNDESGTKTLARIHKESQRENADKLLQFKRWFWSIVEKMSMTERQDLVYFWTSSPSLPASEEGFQPMPSITIRPPDDQHLPTANTCISRLYVPLYSSKQILKQKLLLAIKTKNFGFV from the exons TTCAAAGTTGAGTGGCAGTGGTTCAGGGACAGGAAGGAGCTCCAGGCCAGGCAGGACTAGTGATCCTCCCTGGTTCCTGTCTGGCTCTGACACACTGGGCAGACTGGCAGGCAACACCCTTGG GAGTCGCTGGAGCTCCGGGGTGAATGGTggatcaggaggaggaggaggaggaggcggtggtggtggtggtggcggcaGCAGCAGTGTAGGAGGTGCagggggaggaggtgtaggaggAGCTGtcagtggaggaggtggtggaggctcTTCCGGGAGGTCGTCTACAGCTGCCCGGGACTCAAGACGTCAGACCAGGGTGATCCGCACGGGGAGGGACCGGGGCTCTGGTCTCCTGGGCAGCCAGCCCCAGCCTGTCATCCCTGCCTCGGTCATCCCAGAGGAACTCATTTCCCAG gcTCAGGTGGTCCTCCAGGGGAAGTCTAGGAGTGTGATCATCCGGGAGCTCCAGAGGACCAACCTGGATGTCAACCTGGCCGTTAACAACCTGCTGAGCAGAGACGATGAGGACGGGGACGATGGAGATGACACAGCCAGCGAGTCCTACCTCCCTGGAG AGGACCTGATGTCTCTGCTGGATGCTGACATCCACTCAGCCCACCCCAGTGTCATCATCGACGCTGACGCCATGTTCTCTGAGGACATCAGCTACTTTGGCTACCCCTCCTTCAGACGCTCCTCCCTGTCCCGCCTGGGCTCCTCGCGAG TTCTCCTTCTTCCCTTAGAGCGCGACTCAGAGCTGTTGCGTGAGCGCGAGTCTGTGTTGAGGTTGCGGGAGCGGAGGTGGCTGGATGGGGCCTCGTTTGACACGGAGAGGGGCTCCACCAGCCGCGAGGGGGAGCCCAGCCTGGACAAGAAGAACATACCCGTccagagccctgtctctctgggcGAGGAGCTGCAGTGGTGGCCTGATAAG GATGGTGTGAAATTTGTGAGCATCGGGTCCTTGTTCTCTGAGCTGGTAGCAGTGAGCTCTAAGGGGGAACTCTACCAGTGGAAGTGGAGTGAACCAGAACCATACAGAAACACGCAG AACCCTTCTATCCGCCACCCCCGGGTGTCCTTCCTGGGCTTGACCAATGAGAAGATCACCCTGCTGTCTGCTAACAGCATCAGAGCCACCGTGGCCACAGAGACCAACAAGGTGGCGACCTGGATGGATGACACCCTGAGCAGCGTGGCGTCCAAGCTGGAACACAGTGCCCAGACCTACCCTGAGCTTCAGGGGGAGCGCATTGTGTCTCTGCACTGCTGTGCCCTCTTCACCTGCGCCCAGCTGGAGAGCAGCCTGTACTGGTG GGGTGTTGTGCCTTTTAGTCAACGGAAAAAGATGCTTGAAAAGGCTAGAGCCAAGAACAAGAAGCCAAAGTCCAGTGCCGGCATCTCCTCAATACCCAACATCACTGTGGGAACGCAG GTGTTTGTGTCCTCTCTCCAGGTGTGCCTGAGGAATAACCCCCTCTACCACGCCGGTGCCGTGGCGTTTTCTGTCAACGCTGGGATCCCCAAGGTGGGACTGCTCCTCGAGTCTGTCTGGAACATGAATGACAGCTGCAGGTTCCAGCTGCGATCGCCAGAGAGCCTCAAGAACATGGACAAGACCACCAAGACCCAGGAGATCAA AACGGAGAGCAAGCCGGAGTTGGTAAAGACTGAGATGGGGCCCCCTCCCTCCCCGGCCTCCACCTGCAGTGACACCTCCTCCATTGCTAGCAGTGCCTCGCTGCCCTACA AACGAAGACGCTCAACCCCGGCTCCcaaagaggaggagaaggtgaaCGAGGAGCAGTGGCCTCTTCGGGAAGTGGTGTTTGTGGAGGATGTTAAAAATGTCCCTGTGGGAAAG GTGCTAAAAGTGGATGGTGCGTATGTAGCTGTGAAGTTTCCAGGGACGTCAAGCAGCGTGAGCACACAGCCGAGTCAGCCTAGTGCTGCGGCTCCCATAACTGACTCTGACCCCTCCTCACTGCTGCAGGACTGTAGGCTGCTCAGAATAGATGAGTTACAG GTGGTAAAAACTGGTGGAACACCTAAAGTTCCAGATTGCTTCCAGCGCACACCTAAAAAACTCTGCATCCCAGAGAAAGCTGAGATTCTGGCTGTGAATGTTGACTCCAAAG GAGTCCACGCAGTGCTGAAGACAGGTAACTGGGTGAGGTACTGTATCTTTGACCTGGCCACAGGCAAAGCAGAGCAGGAGAATAACTTCCCCACCAGTAACCTAGCCTTCCTGGGGCAGAGTGAACGCAACGTGGCTATCTTCACCGCAGGACAG GACTCTCCAGTCATCCTTCGGGATGGGAACGGCACAATTTACCCAATGGCCAAAGACTGTATGGGTGGGATCCGAGACCCTGAGTGGTTGGACCTGCCGCCCATCGCCAGCCTGGGCATGGGGGTGCACTCCCTGGCCAACCTCCCCACCAACTCCACCATCAAGAAGAAAGCTGCTATTATCATATTGGCTGTGGAG AAGCAGACGTTGATGCAGCACGTGCTGCGTTGTGACTTTGAGGCCTGTCGTCAGTACCTGGTGAACCTGGAGCAGGCTGTTCTCCTGGAGCAGAGTCCCCACGTCCTCCACTCCTTCCTGGGCCACCGCTGCGACGGCAACCGCAACATCCTCCACGCCTGCGTCTCCGTCTGCTTCCCCGTCAGCAACAAGGAGaccaaggaggaggaag AAGCTGAACGGTCTGAGAGGAATACGTTTGCAGAGAGACTGTCAGCAGTGGAGGCCATTGCCAACGCTATCTCTGTGGtgtctagcaacagctctgggaACAGGACCGGCTCTTCTAGCAGCAGAGG GCTGCGTCTGAGGGAGATGATGAGGCGCTCTCTGAGAGCAGCGGGGCTTGGCCGTCACGAGTCTGGCCCCTCCTCCAGCGATCACCAGGACCCCGTGTCCCCTCCCATCGCCCCACCCAGCTGGGTGCCCGACCCCCCTCCCATGGACCCAGACGGTGACATAGACTTCATCCTGGCCCCTGCAGTGGGATCTCTCACCACAGCCTCTACAGGGACCAGCCAGGGCCCCAGCACCTCCACTATACCAG GCCCCTCCTCTGAGCCTTCGGTGGTGGAGTCTAAAGACCGCAAGGCCAACGCCCACCTCATCCTCAAACTGATGTGTGACAGCATGGTTCTCAGGCCACACCTCCGCGAGCTGCTCTCCGCTAA ggATGCCCGTGGAATGACCCCGTTCATGCTGGCAGTCAGTGGGAGAGCTTACCCAGCTGCCATCACTGTTCTGGAGGCTGCGCAGAAAATGGCCAAGG tgggaGACCCTGGCATGACGGAGAAGGTGAATGCAGAGACTGTGTTCATGGAGATGATCTGTCCCTCGGGGACCAACCCTGACGACTCTCCTCTCTACGTCCTCTGCTGCAATGACACCTGCAGTTTCACCTGGACAGGAGCTGAACACATCAaccag GATATCTTTGAGTGCCGGACCTGCGGCCTGTTGGAGTCTCTCTGCTGCTGCACTGAGTGTGCCAGGGTGTGTCACAAAGGACACGACTGCAA ACTCAAGAGGACCTCTCCCACTGCGTACTGTGACTGCTGGGAGAAGTGTAAGTGTAAGACGCTGATCGCTGGACAGAAAGCTGCTCGCCTGGACCTTCTCTACAGACTGCTCACCACCACTAACCTGGTCACCAGCCCTAACAGCCG GGGGGAGCATATCCTTCTGTTCCTGGTGCAGACTGTTGCTAGGCAGAGTGTGGAGCACTGCCAGTACCGGCCCCCTCGCATCCGAGAGGACAGGAACCGCAAGGCTGCCAATGCTGAAG ACTCTGACATGCCGGACCATGACCTGGAGCCTCCTCGCTTCGCCCAGCTGGCCCTGGAGAGGGTGCTACAGGACTGGAACGCTCTCAAGTCCATGATCATGTTCGGATCCCAGGAGAATAAAGACCC GCTGAGTGCCAGCAGCCGTATCGCCCATCTCCTTCCAGAGGAGCAGGTGTACCTGAACCAGCAGAGTGGCACCATCCGCCTGGACTGCTTCACACACTGCCTCATCGTCAAGTGTGCCCCTGACATTACAGTAAGTCGG TTTATTGACACCCTGCTGGGGACCTTGGTGAAGGAACTGCAGAACAAGTACACTCCTGGCCGGAGAGAGGAGGCCATCGTCGTCACCAGGAGGTTCCTGCGCTCCGTGGCCAGGGTGTTTGTCATCCTCAGCGTCGAGATGGCCTCGTCCAAAAAGAAAAA TAACTTCATCCCCCAGCCCATTGGGAAGTGCAGGCGTGTCTTCCAGGCCCTGCTGCCCTATGCGGTGGAGGAGCTGTGTAACGTGGCAGAGTCCCTCATCGTGCCTGTGAGGATGGGCATCGCCCGGCCCACCGCCCCCTTCACCCTGGCCAGCACCAGCATTGATGCCGTGCAGGGAAGTGAGGAACTCTTCTCTGTGGAACCCTTGCCACCGAGACCCTCCCCAGACCAGTCCAGCAA tcctaGTCAGACTGCGTCGTCCTACATCATCAGGAACCCCCAGCCTCGCCGCAGCAGCCAGTCCCAGCCggtcagaggagggagagacgagGAGCAGGATGACATTGTGTCTGCTGATGTTGAAGAG GTGGAGGTTGTCGAGGGCGTTGCCGGGGAGGAGGATCACCATGAAGACCAggaggaacagggagaggagaaCGCGGAGGCAGAGGGACAGCATGATGAACATGATGAGGATG GAAGCGACATGGAGTTGGATCTGCTGGCTGCCGCAGAGACCGAGAGTGACAGCGAGAGTAACCATAGCAACCAGGACAATGCCAGCGGGCGGAGGAGTGTTGTCACCGCAGCAACTGCCGGCTCCGAAGCAG gTGCCAGCAGTGTTCCTGCCTTCTTTTCAGAGGACGACTCCCAGTCCAACGACTCAAGCGACTcggacagcagcagcagccagaGCGACGACGTGGATCAGGAGACCTTCCTATTGGACGAGCCCTTGGAGAGGACCACCACCGCCTCGCACGCCAACAGTGCTGCCCAGGCGCCACGCTCCATGCAGTGGGCCGTACGCAACACCCCCAGCCAGAGAGCAACGGGCAGCGCCCCCTCCAGCTCGTCCACCCCTGCTG CGAGCTCCACAGGTCTGATCTACATCGACCCGTCCAACCTGCGGCGTAGCAGCGCCATCAGCACCAGCGCCGCCGCTGCGGCTGCAGCCCTGGAGGCCTCCAACTCGTCCAGCTACCTGACATCAGCCTCCAGCCTGGCCCGGGCCTACAGCATCGTCATCAGACAGATCTCTGACCTGATGAGCCTCATCCCCAAGTACAACCACCTGGTCTACTCCCAGTACCCTGCTGCAGTCAAACTCACCTACCAGGACGCTGTCAACCTGCAG AACTTTGTTGAGGAGAAGCTGATCCCTACGTGGAACTGGATGGTGTCCATCATGGACTCTACAGAGGCTCAGCTGCGTTACGGCTCGGCCCTGTCCTCAGCGGGCGACCCCGGAcacccctcccaccccctccaCGCCTCGCAGCACTCCGCCCGCAGGGAGCGTATGACCGCCCGCGAGGAGGCTAGCCTCCGCACCTTAGAGGGACGCAGGTCTGG GCGTGCGGCCACTCTGCTGACAGTGCGTCAGGGGATGATGTCAGCGCGGGGAGACTTCCTGAACTACGCCCTGTCTCTGATGCGTTCCCATAACGACGAGCACTCTGACGTTCTGCCCGTGCTGGACGTGTGTTCTCTCAAACACGTGGCCTACGTCTTCCAGGCCCTCATCTACTGGATCAAAGCCATGAACCAGCAGACCACTCTGGACACAACACAGATGGACCGCAAGAG GAACCGTGAGATTCTGGAACTGGGACTGGACAATGAAGATTCTGAACATGAGAATGACGAGGACACCAATCAAA gctCCATGCTCCAGGATAAGGAGGATGACCCGGTCCCTGCTGAGACGGGACAGAACCACCCGTTCTTCCGGCGCTCTGACTCCATGACCTTCCTGGGCTGTATCCCCCCCAACCCCTTCGAGGTCCCCCTGGCCGAGGCCATCCCCCTGGCAGACCAGCCTCATCTCTTGCAG CCCAATGCAAGGAAGGAGGATCTGTTTGGCCGTCCTAGTCAGGGCCTGTACTCGTCCTCGTACACAGCAAGCAAAGGCCTGGCCGAGGCCACCCTGGACCGCAGCTGCCTGGAGGTTAACATGGGATCCTCTCAG ATCCTACCCACCAAGATGTCCTACTCAGCCAACCTGAAGAACGTGATGAGTATGGAGACTAGTCAGCGCGGCCGAGAGGACCAGCCCATGGACCAGGAGCTAGTGGCTCCAAAGCCAGGCCCCTCACCGCACGACCTAGCTGCCCAGCTAAAGAGCAGCCTCCTGGCTGAGATAGGCCTCACCGAGAGCGACGGACCCCCGCTCCCTTCCTTTAG accCCACTGTAGTTTCATGGGGATGGTGATCTCCCATGACATGCTGCTGGGCCGCTGGCGTCTGTCTCTGGAGCTGTTCGGACGCGTCTTCATGGAGGACGTTGGAGCAGAGCCTGGATCG ATCCTGACCGAGCTGGGGGGCTTTGAGGTGAAGGAGTCTAAGTTCCGCCGGGAGATGGAGAAACTCCGTAACCTCCAGTCCCGTGACCTTGCCCTGGAGGTGGACCGTGACCGTGACCAGCTGATCCAGCAGACCATGAGGCAGCTCAACACCCACTTTGGCCGGCGCTGCACCACCACACCCATGGCTGTGCACCGCGTCAAGGTCACCTTCAAGGACGAGCCGGGCGAGGGTAGTGGCGTGGCCCGTAGCTTCTACACTGCCATCGCCCTGGCCTTCCTGTCCAATGACAAGCTGCCCAACCTGGACTGTGTGCAGAGTGTCAGCAAGGGCATGCAGGCCAGCA ATCTGATGCAGCGGCTGAGGAACAGAGACCGGGAGAGGGAGCGGAGGAGTGGAGGGCTCCGAGCCGGCTCTAGGAGAGACCGAGACAG gGACTCGAGGAGACAGCTGTCCATTGACACCCGGCCCTTCAGGCCAGCCTCAGAGGGGAACCCCAGTGACGAACCTGACCCCCTGCCTGCCCACAGACAGGCCCTGGGAGAGAGGCTGTACCCCCGCGTCCACGCTATGCAGCCG GCGTTTGCCAGTAAGATCACAGGGATGCTGCTGGAGCTCTCCCCAGCCcagctgctgttgctgctggccAGTGAGGACTCTCTCAGGGCCAGGGTGGAGGAGGCCATGGAGCTGCTCATTGCACATGGAAG gGAAAATGGTGCTGACAGCATACTGGACCTGGGTCTCCTGGAGGCTCCTGAGAAAGCACAG CAGCAGGAGAACCGTAAGCGTCATGGCTCCACCCGCAGTGTGGTGGACATGGAGCTGGATGACCCTGAAGACGGAGACGACAACGCTCCCCTGTTCTACCAGCCTGGGAAGAGAGGATTCTACTCTCCCCGGCCCGGCAAGAACACAGAGGCCAGGCTCAACTGCTTCAGGAACATCGGCAG AATACTAGGGCTGTGTCTGCTGCAGAATGAGCTCTGTCCAATTACCTTGAACAGACATGTCATCAAGGTGCTGCTTGGCAGAAAG gTGAACTGGCATGACTTTGCCTTCTTTGACCCGGTAATGTACGAGAGCCTGCGGCAGTTGATCCGTCACTCTCAGGCTGGAGAGGCGGAGGCTGTGTTTGCAGCCATGGACTTGGCCTTCGCAATAGACCTGTGCAAAGAGGAAGGGGCTGGACAG GTGGAGCTGCTGTCAGGTGGGGTCAACATGCCTGTGACTCCTCTCAATGTTTACGAATACGTGAGGAAGTACGCCGAACACAGGATGCTGGTAGTCGCCGAGCAACCTCTTCAT GCGATGAGGAAGGGTCTGTTGGATGTCCTTCCTAAGAATGCCCTGGAGGACCTGACAGCTGAGGACTTCAGGCTGCTGGTCAACGGCTGTGGAGAGGTCAACGTGCAGATGCTCATCAGCTTCACGTCCTTCAACGATGAATCTGGTACAAAGACCttggcccgtattcacaaagaatCTCAGA GGGAAAATGCTGATAAGTTGTTGCAGTTCAAACGCTGGTTTTGGTCCATCGTGGAGAAGATGAGCATGACTGAGAGGCAAGATCTG gTGTACTTCtggacctccagtccgtctctgCCAGCCAGTGAGGAAGGCTTCCAGCCCATGCCCTCCATCACCATCAGGCCTCCGGACGACCAGCACCTGCCCACGGCCAACACCTGCATCTCGCGCCTCTACGTGCCACTCTACTCCTCCAAACAGATTCTAAAACAGAAACTCTTACTAGCCATTAAGACCAAGAACTTTGGTTTTGTGTAG